The proteins below are encoded in one region of Telopea speciosissima isolate NSW1024214 ecotype Mountain lineage chromosome 10, Tspe_v1, whole genome shotgun sequence:
- the LOC122644009 gene encoding mogroside IE synthase-like, translated as MEKMKEEGAGDETHVLLFPFPAQGHINPMLQFCKRLASKGLKVTIAMTLFTIKSAHNEVSNNVRVEGISDGFDEGGIKEAESPGAYLERFEVVGSQSLAELIEKQESCGSPFRCLIYDSVLPWALEVAKRFGLVTASLFTQSCANDAIYYNVKKGLLSIPVEGPTVSLPGLPILGIHDLPSFIYNWGSYPTILDSVLNQFKNVEKADCLLLNTFDKLEDEVLKWMSKIYPIKTIGPTVPSIYLDKQVEDDKDYGMSLFESSKETCMDWLNMREARSVIYVSFGSMCELGEEQMEELALGLRNSNHYFLWVVRKSEENKLPKSLVDEDKYSEKGLVVAWCSQLEVLAHKAVGCFMTHCGWNSTIEAVSLGVPMIAMPQWTDQTMNAKFVVDVWEVGVRVKLDEKGIVRREEIEKCVKEVMDQGDRGEMIKRNAFRWKVLAKEAVDEGGSSDKNIEEFIASLLCA; from the exons atgGAGAAAATGAAGGAAGAAGGTGCAGGGGATGAAACCCATGTTTTACTTTTCCCATTTCCAGCTCAAGGCCACATAAACCCAATGCTGCAATTCTGTAAGCGTTTAGCCTCAAAGGGACTCAAAGTTACCATAGCCATGACCCTCTTCACCATCAAGTCTGCACACAATGAAGTCAGCAATAATGTTAGAGTTGAAGGTATATCTGATGGATTTGATGAAGGTGGCATTAAGGAAGCTGAAAGCCCAGGTGCTTATCTTGAGCGTTTCGAGGTCGTAGGTTCACAAAGCTTAGCCGAACTAATCGAGAAACAAGAAAGCTGTggttcccctttcaggtgtctCATCTATGACTCTGTTTTACCTTGGGCACTAGAAGTAGCCAAGCGATTTGGCTTGGTCACAGCTTCCCTCTTCACTCAGTCATGTGCCAATGATGCCATCTACTACAATGTGAAGAAAGGGTTGTTGAGTATTCCTGTAGAAGGACCCACTGTTTCCCTACCTGGATTGCCAATACTAGGAATCCATGATCTACCATCTTTCATCTATAACTGGGGTTCATATCCTACTATACTAGATTCTGTTTTGAACCAGTTCAAAAATGTTGAGAAAGCAGATTGTCTTCTCCTTAACACATTTGACAAGTTGGAAGATGAG GTACTGAAGTGGATGTCAAAGATATATCCAATCAAGACAATTGGACCAACTGTGCCATCAATTTATCTAGACAAACAGGTAGAAGATGACAAAGATTATGGTATGAGTCTTTTTGAGTCAAGCAAGGAGACCTGCATGGATTGGTTAAATATGAGAGAAGCTAGATCTGTTATCTATGTATCCTTTGGGAGCATGTGTGAACTTGGAGAGGAGCAGATGGAGGAACTAGCATTGGGTTTGAGGAATAGCAATCACTATTTCTTGTGGGTAGTGAGGAAATCTGAGGAAAACAAGCTCCCTAAGAGTTTGGTTGATGAGGATAAGTACTCAGAGAAAGGGTTGGTGGTAGCATGGTGTTCTCAATTGGAGGTGTTGGCTCACAAAGCAGTAGGATGCTTCATGACTCACTGTGGATGGAATTCGACAATCGAGGCTGTGAGTTTGGGGGTGCCGATGATCGCGATGCCACAATGGACAGATCAAACCATGAATGCAAAGTTTGTGGTGGATGTATGGGAAGTAGGAGTAAGAGTTAAATTGGATGAGAAGGGGATTGTTAGGAGGGAAGAGATAGAGAAATGTGTAAAGGAAGTTATGGATCAGGGAGATAGAGGAGAAATGATTAAGAGAAATGCTTTTAGATGGAAGGTGCTCGCCAAAGAAGCTGTAGATGAAGGGGGAAGTTCAGATAAGAACATTGAAGAATTTATAGCTTCACTTTTATGTGCTTGA
- the LOC122644012 gene encoding mogroside IE synthase-like yields the protein MEKMKEEGAGDETHVILFPFPAQGHINPMLQFCKRLASKELKVTLAMTLFTIKSAHKEVSNNVRVEAISDGFDEGGIKEAESPGAYLERFEVVGSQSLVELIEKQESSGSPFKCLIYDSVIPWALEVAKRFGLVTASFFTQSCANDAIYYNVKKGLLTTPVEGSTVSLPGLPILGIHDLPSFIYNWGSYPTFLDVVLNQFKNVEKADCLLLNTFDKLEDGVLKWMSKLYPIKTIGPTVPSIYLDKRIENDRDYGLSLFESSNETCMDWLNKRQAGSVIYVSFGSVAELGEEQMEELVWGLRTSNHYFLWVVRNSEENKLPKSLVDEDKYSEKGLVVAWCSQLEVLAHKAVGCFMTHCGWNSTIEAVSLGVPMIAMPQWTDQTMNAKFLVDVWEVGVRVKLDEKGIVRREQIEKCVKEVMDQGDRGEMIKRHAFRWKMLAKEAVDEGGSSDKNIEEFVASLLCT from the exons ATGGAGAAAATGAAGGAAGAGGGTGCAGGGGATGAAACCCATGTTATACTTTTCCCATTTCCAGCTCAAGGCCACATAAACCCAATGCTGCAATTCTGTAAGCGTTTAGCCTCAAAGGAACTCAAAGTTACCTTAGCCATGACCCTCTTCACCATCAAGTCTGCACACAAGGAAGTCAGCAATAATGTTAGAGTTGAAGCTATATCTGATGGCTTTGATGAAGGTGGCATTAAGGAAGCTGAAAGCCCAGGTGCTTATCTTGAGCGTTTCGAGGTCGTAGGTTCACAAAGCTTAGTCGAACTAATCGAGAAACAAGAAAGCTCTGGTTCCCCTTTCAAGTGTCTCATCTATGACTCTGTAATACCTTGGGCACTAGAAGTAGCCAAGCGATTTGGCTTGGTCACAGCTTCCTTCTTCACTCAGTCATGTGCCAATGATGCCATCTACTACAATGTGAAGAAAGGGCTATTGACAACCCCTGTAGAAGGATCCACTGTTTCCCTTCCTGGATTGCCAATACTAGGAATCCATGATCTACCATCCTTTATCTATAACTGGGGTTCATATCCAACTTTTCTAGATGTTGTTTTGAACCAGTTCAAAAATGTTGAGAAAGCAGATTGTCTTTTGCTTAACACATTCgacaagttggaagatggg GTACTGAAATGGATGTCAAAGCTATATCCAATCAAAACAATTGGACCAACTGTGCCATCAATTTATCTAGATAAAAGGATAGAAAATGACAGAGATTATGGTCTGAGTCTTTTTGAGTCAAGCAATGAGACTTGCATGGATTGGCTAAACAAGAGACAAGCTGGATCTGTCATCTATGTATCCTTTGGGAGTGTTGCTGAACTTGGAGAGGAGCAGATGGAGGAACTAGTCTGGGGTTTGAGGACTAGCAACCACTATTTCTTGTGGGTAGTGAGGAATTCTGAGGAGAACAAACTCCCCAAGAGTTTGGTTGATGAGGATAAGTACTCAGAGAAAGGATTGGTGGTAGCATGGTGTTCCCAATTGGAGGTGTTGGCTCACAAAGCAGTAGGATGTTTCATGACTCACTGTGGATGGAATTCGACAATCGAGGCTGTGAGTTTGGGGGTGCCGATGATCGCGATGCCACAATGGACAGATCAAACCATGAATGCAAAGTTTTTGGTGGATGTATGGGAAGTAGGAGTAAGAGTTAAATTGGACGAGAAGGGGATTGTTAGGAGGGAACAAATAGAGAAATGTGTAAAAGAAGTTATGGATCAGGGAGATAGAGGAGAAATGATTAAGAGACATGCTTTTAGATGGAAGATGCTCGCCAAAGAAGCTGTAGATGAAGGGGGAAGTTCAGATAAGAACATTGAAGAATTTGTAGCTTCACTTTTATGTACTTGA
- the LOC122644008 gene encoding mogroside IE synthase-like: MEKMKEEGAGDETHILVFPFPAQGHINPMLQFCKRLASKGLKVTIAMTLFIIKSAHNEVSNNVRVEGISDGFDEGGFKEAESPDAYLERFEVVGSQSLAELIEKQESSGSPFKCLIYDSVIPWALEVAKRFGLVTASFFTQSCANDAIYYNVKKGLLSIPVEGPTVSLPGLPILGIHDLPSFIYNWGSYPTILDSVLNQFKNVEKADCLLLNTFDKLEDEVLKWMSKLYPIKTIGPTVPSIYLDKRIEDDRDYDLSLFESSNETCMDWLNMRQAGSVIYVSFGSVAELGEEQMEELVWGLRSSNHYFLWIVRKSEENKLPKSLVDEDKYSEKGLVVAWCSQLEVLAHKAVGCFMTHCGWNSTIEAVSLGVPMITMPQWTDQTMNAKFLVDVWEVGVRVKLDEKGIVRREEIEKCVKQVMDQGERGEMIKRNAFRWKMLAKEAVDEGGSSDKNIEEFVASLLCA, from the exons ATGGAGAAAATGAAGGAAGAAGGTGCAGGGGATGAAACCCATATTCTAGTTTTCCCATTTCCTGCTCAAGGTCACATAAACCCAATGCTGCAATTCTGTAAACGTTTAGCCTCAAAGGGACTCAAAGTTACCATAGCCATGACCCTCTTCATCATCAAGTCTGCACACAATGAAGTCAGCAATAATGTTAGAGTTGAAGGTATATCTGATGGCTTTGATGAAGGTGGCTTTAAGGAAGCTGAAAGCCCAGATGCTTATCTTGAGCGTTTCGAGGTCGTAGGTTCACAAAGCTTAGCCGAACTAATCGAGAAACAAGAAAGCTCTGGTTCCCCTTTCAAGTGTCTCATCTATGACTCTGTAATACCTTGGGCACTAGAAGTAGCCAAGCGATTTGGCTTGGTCACAGCTTCCTTCTTCACTCAGTCATGTGCCAATGATGCCATCTACTACAATGTGAAGAAAGGGTTGTTGAGTATTCCTGTAGAAGGACCCACTGTTTCCCTACCTGGATTGCCAATACTAGGAATCCATGATCTACCATCTTTCATCTATAACTGGGGTTCATATCCAACTATTCTAGATTCTGTTTTGAACCAGTTCAAAAATGTTGAGAAAGCAGATTGTCTTTTGCTTAACACATTCGACAAGTTGGAAGATGAG GTACTGAAATGGATGTCAAAGCTATATCCAATCAAAACAATTGGACCAACTGTGCCATCAATTTATCTAGATAAAAGGATAGAAGACGACAGAGATTATGATCTAAGTCTTTTTGAGTCAAGCAATGAAACTTGCATGGATTGGCTAAACATGAGACAAGCCGGATCTGTCATCTATGTATCCTTTGGGAGTGTTGCTGAACTTGGAGAGGAGCAGATGGAGGAACTAGTCTGGGGTTTGAGGAGTAGCAACCACTATTTCTTGTGGATAGTGAGGAAATCTGAGGAGAACAAACTCCCCAAGAGTTTGGTTGATGAGGATAAGTACTCAGAGAAAGGGTTGGTGGTAGCATGGTGTTCCCAATTGGAGGTGTTGGCTCACAAAGCAGTAGGATGCTTCATGACTCACTGTGGATGGAATTCGACAATCGAGGCTGTGAGTTTGGGGGTGCCGATGATCACGATGCCACAATGGACAGATCAAACCATGAATGCAAAGTTTTTGGTGGATGTATGGGAAGTAGGAGTAAGAGTTAAATTGGATGAGAAGGGGATTGTTAGGAGGGAAGAGATAGAGAAATGTGTAAAGCAAGTTATGGATcagggagaaagaggagaaatgaTTAAGAGAAATGCTTTTAGATGGAAGATGCTCGCCAAAGAAGCTGTAGATGAAGGGGGAAGTTCAGATAAGAACATTGAAGAATTTGTAGCTTCACTTTTATGTGCTTGA
- the LOC122644013 gene encoding mogroside IE synthase-like has protein sequence MKEEGARGTHVLVFPFPAQGHINPMLQFCKRLASKGLKVTLATTLFITKIAHNEVSNIRVEGISDGFDEGGMKEAESPYAYLERFQIVAPQSLAELIEKQESSGYPFRCLIYDSMMPWALEIAKRFGLVTASFFTQSCANDAIYYNVKKGLLSIPVEGPTVSLPGLPILGIHDLPAFIYNWESYPPFLELVLNQFQNVEKADCLLINTFDKLEDEVLKWMSKLYPIKTIGPTMPLIYLDNRVEDDKDYGLSLFQPSKETYMDWLNMREAGSVIYVSFGSFAELGDEQMEELALGLKSSNHYFLWVVRKSEENKIPKSLVEAKSEKGLVVAWCSQLEVLAHNAVGCFMTHCGWNSTIEAVSLGVPMIAMPQLADQTTNAKFVEDVWEVGVRVKLDEKGIARREEIEQCVKEVMEGDRREQIKKNAFRWKVLAKEAVDEGGIQIRTLKNL, from the exons ATGAAGGAAGAAGGTGCCAGGGGAACCCATGTTCTAGTTTTCCCATTTCCTGCTCAAGGCCACATAAACCCAATGCTCCAATTCTGTAAGAGGTTAGCCTCCAAGGGACTTAAAGTCACCCTAGCAACAACTCTCTTCATCACCAAGATTGCTCACAATGAAGTCAGCAATATTAGAGTTGAGGGTATATCTGATGGCTTTGATGAAGGTGGCATGAAGGAAGCTGAAAGCCCATATGCTTATCTTGAACGTTTCCAAATCGTGGCTCCACAAAGCTTAGCCGAACTAATCGAGAAACAAGAAAGCTCTGGCTATCCTTTCAGGTGCCTCATCTATGACTCTATGATGCCTTGGGCACTAGAAATAGCCAAGCGGTTTGGCTTGGTCACAGCTTCCTTCTTCACTCAGTCATGTGCCAATGATGCCATCTACTACAATGTGAAGAAAGGGTTGTTGAGTATTCCTGTAGAAGGACCCACTGTTTCCCTACCTGGATTGCCAATACTAGGAATCCATGATCTACCAGCCTTCATCTATAATTGGGAATCATATCCACCTTTTCTAGAACTTGTTTTGAACCAATTCCAAAATGTTGAGAAAGCAGATTGTCTTCTCATTAACACATTCGACAAGTTGGAAGATGAG GTACTGAAATGGATGTCAAAGCTATATCCAATCAAGACAATTGGACCAACTATGCCATTAATTTATCTGGACAACCGGGTAGAAGATGATAAAGACTATGGTCTAAGTCTTTTTCAGCCAAGCAAGGAAACCTACATGGATTGGCTAAACATGAGAGAAGCTGGATCTGTCATCTATGTATCCTTTGGGAGTTTTGCTGAGCTTGGAGATGAGCAGATGGAGGAACTAGCATTGGGTTTGAAGAGTAGCAACCACTATTTCTTGTGGGTAGTAAGGAAATCTGAGGAGAACAAGATCCCCAAGAGTTTGGTTGAGGCTAAGTCAGAGAAGGGGTTGGTGGTAGCATGGTGTTCCCAATTGGAGGTTTTGGCTCACAATGCAGTAGGATGCTTCATGACTCACTGTGGATGGAACTCGACAATAGAGGCTGTGAGCTTGGGAGTGCCGATGATCGCGATGCCGCAATTGGCAGATCAAACCACTAATGCAAAGTTTGTGGAGGATGTATGGGAAGTAGGAGTTAGAGTTAAATTGGATGAAAAGGGAATTGCAAGGAGGGAAGAGATAGAGCAATGTGTAAAGGAAGTTATGGAGGGAGATAGAAGAGAACAAATTAAGAAAAATGCTTTTAGATGGAAGGTGTTGGCCAAAGAGGCTGTAGATGAAGGGGGAA TTCAGATAAGAACATTGAAGAATTTGTAG